One segment of Paenibacillus pabuli DNA contains the following:
- a CDS encoding TRAFAC clade GTPase domain-containing protein, whose translation MSFFSRFLKKQQPVERPLFYDIVCPYCFSKFSPEEVVFRAAHHRDDDEDYALGEDAKLNRYRERFGLDTVFDMEAVLAPHDVPEEHRIYSDNIVMGLNDRYGVVTRRRLCPHCHNELPVTAGKAPSNIISIIGASQVGKSVYMTSLIHTLQHYTADHFDAACMPLNAEISRRFRADYEEPLFERGDLLDSTQKEKLQEPFIFQFVFKDEDKAPLTLVFFDVAGEGMVEQDYLGLHGQHIKNSAGILFMVDPLQIRSIRDKIRINLGNEPGEWTPRYDEPRDVVLTLFGDFIAYQDKAKTDIPTAVVLTKSDMLHSLKDEEGDYIKSNSNVFRNMVHRDWFDLTEFENIDGEIRRFIEKVDRPFKGTMDVYFKDTAYFAVSALGSNPVDMKLQGVVSPIRVDEPFLWLLYKLKYIEGRVG comes from the coding sequence AAACAACAGCCCGTAGAACGGCCGCTGTTTTACGATATTGTCTGTCCGTATTGTTTCAGTAAGTTTTCGCCTGAAGAAGTGGTGTTCCGGGCTGCGCATCACCGGGATGACGATGAGGATTATGCACTGGGGGAAGATGCGAAGCTCAATCGGTATCGCGAACGATTTGGGCTGGACACGGTATTCGATATGGAAGCCGTTCTGGCTCCGCATGATGTGCCTGAAGAACATCGCATTTATTCGGATAACATTGTGATGGGACTGAATGACCGGTATGGTGTCGTTACGCGGCGCCGGTTGTGCCCGCATTGTCATAATGAGCTGCCGGTAACGGCAGGTAAGGCGCCAAGCAATATCATTTCCATTATTGGGGCATCTCAGGTGGGAAAATCGGTGTATATGACTTCGCTGATTCATACCCTCCAGCATTATACGGCTGACCATTTTGATGCGGCGTGCATGCCGCTGAATGCGGAGATTAGCCGCAGGTTCCGCGCAGATTACGAAGAACCGCTGTTCGAGCGCGGAGATCTGCTGGATTCCACGCAGAAGGAGAAGCTGCAGGAGCCGTTTATTTTTCAATTCGTATTTAAGGATGAAGATAAGGCACCGCTGACACTGGTCTTTTTTGATGTGGCGGGTGAAGGTATGGTGGAGCAGGATTATCTGGGTCTGCATGGTCAGCATATTAAGAACTCAGCTGGCATTCTGTTTATGGTGGATCCGCTCCAGATTCGGTCCATTCGGGACAAGATCCGCATTAACCTTGGCAACGAGCCGGGCGAGTGGACGCCGCGCTATGATGAACCACGCGATGTTGTGCTGACCCTGTTCGGTGATTTTATCGCTTATCAGGATAAAGCCAAGACGGATATTCCTACAGCCGTTGTACTTACCAAAAGCGACATGCTGCATTCCCTCAAGGATGAAGAGGGGGATTATATCAAATCCAACAGCAATGTATTCCGCAATATGGTACACCGCGACTGGTTTGATCTGACCGAATTTGAGAATATCGACGGGGAGATTCGGCGCTTTATCGAGAAGGTGGATCGTCCGTTCAAGGGCACGATGGATGTGTACTTCAAGGATACGGCCTATTTCGCGGTATCTGCGCTGGGCAGCAATCCGGTGGATATGAAGCTGCAGGGCGTTGTGAGTCCCATTCGTGTGGACGAGCCGTTTCTGTGGCTGCTGTACAAGCTGAAGTACATTGAGGGGAGAGTGGGATGA